Proteins co-encoded in one Kutzneria chonburiensis genomic window:
- a CDS encoding helix-turn-helix domain-containing protein translates to MEWSDIGERVRECRLAAGWSQEDLGREVGLERTKVAKIESGDRRVDALELARLSAALGVPMSHFLHRRPQVLSRRAQLVDDTDTDAARQAYRIEAKLLAWLRDVRQLVELGHLRLRPTLTYTNAVREADAARDAALWVRGQLGFALEPIETLMSACERAGQLVLVTDLAGEGASVIDGDVAVAVVSRQPDPGRRRTTAAHELGHMVLGDEYSSDLGVATSRADREHVVDVFAAELLLPTDVVTKEAAGRDPRDALTSLAARYRTSWSLAVRQACHAGIIEAGEVGRWSSVAPTRAELREAVGWAPQADLDAVRVPPSYAHAVMQAWREDFVTSDRAVELMHGQIAIDDLPAKPEIEP, encoded by the coding sequence GTGGAATGGTCTGACATCGGCGAGCGCGTGCGCGAGTGCCGGCTGGCCGCCGGCTGGTCCCAGGAGGACCTCGGCCGTGAGGTCGGGCTGGAGCGCACCAAGGTAGCGAAGATCGAATCCGGCGACCGGCGCGTCGACGCGCTCGAGCTCGCCCGCCTGTCCGCCGCGCTCGGCGTGCCGATGAGCCACTTCCTGCACCGGCGGCCCCAGGTGCTGTCCCGGCGTGCGCAGCTCGTCGACGACACCGACACGGACGCCGCGCGGCAGGCGTACCGCATCGAGGCCAAGCTGCTGGCCTGGCTGCGCGACGTACGTCAGCTGGTCGAGCTGGGCCACCTGCGGCTGCGGCCAACGCTCACGTACACGAATGCGGTACGCGAGGCGGACGCCGCGCGGGACGCCGCGTTGTGGGTACGAGGGCAGCTCGGTTTTGCGCTCGAACCCATCGAGACTTTGATGTCGGCCTGCGAACGAGCCGGCCAGTTGGTACTCGTGACGGACCTCGCCGGCGAGGGTGCGTCCGTGATCGACGGGGACGTGGCCGTAGCGGTAGTCAGCCGTCAGCCCGATCCTGGCCGGCGGCGGACGACCGCGGCCCACGAACTCGGGCACATGGTGCTCGGCGACGAGTACTCCAGCGACCTCGGCGTGGCCACATCCCGGGCCGACCGGGAGCACGTGGTGGACGTATTCGCGGCGGAACTGTTGCTGCCGACCGATGTCGTAACCAAGGAGGCCGCCGGGCGTGATCCGCGGGACGCGCTGACCAGCCTCGCGGCCCGCTACCGAACCTCCTGGTCGCTCGCGGTACGCCAGGCCTGCCATGCCGGAATCATCGAGGCCGGCGAGGTCGGTCGGTGGTCCTCGGTGGCGCCGACCCGGGCCGAGCTGCGGGAAGCCGTCGGGTGGGCGCCCCAGGCCGACCTGGACGCCGTACGGGTACCGCCGAGTTACGCGCATGCCGTGATGCAGGCGTGGCGGGAGGACTTCGTCACCTCCGACCGGGCCGTCGAGCTCATGCACGGACAGATCGCGATCGACGACCTACCGGCCAAGCCGGAGATCGAGCCGTGA
- a CDS encoding vitamin B12-dependent ribonucleotide reductase: MTKAVSKSGLNVQRVYTTEGVHPYDEVTWEHRDVVMTNWRDGSVNFEQRGVEFPDFWSVNATNIVTSKYFRGAVGTDVRERSLRQLIDRVVLKYVKAGVDHGYFADDKAAEIFEHELTWMLLHQVFSFNSPVWFNVGTASPQQVSACFILAVDDTMESILNWYREEGLIFKGGSGAGLNLSRIRSSKELLSSGGTASGPVSFMRGADASAGTIKSGGATRRAAKMVVLDVDHPDVEEFIETKMREEDKVRALRDAGFDMDLGGKDIVSVQYQNANNSVRVSDEFMHAVESGGQFGLRSRQTGEVIEHVDAKSLFGKLSQAAWACADPGIQYDGIINDWHTCPESGRITASNPCSEYMHLDNSSCNLASLNLMKFLREDGTFDGARFAKAVEVVITAMDISICFADFPTEPIADTTRKFRQLGIGYANLGALLMATGHAYDSDGGRALAAAITSLMTGTAYRRSAELAGVVGAYDGYKQNAEAHQRVMRKHAAANDLVRTYHSNDAAVQKLATTEWQHGLEIGARNGWRNAQASVLAPTGTIGLMMDCDTTGIEPDLALVKFKKLVGGGSMQIVNQTVPRALKALGYQQEQIEAIVEFIGEHGHVIDAPGLRPEHYEVFDCAMGERSIAPMGHVRMMAAVQPFISGAISKTVNMPEAATVEEVEEIYFQGWKLGLKALAIYRDNCKVGQPLSAGKGASSSASAVAPAETVIEYRPVRKRLPKKRPSQTVSFTVGGAEGYLHAGSYPDDGLGEIFIKLGKQGSTLAGVMDAFSMSISVGLQYGIPLEFYVSKFQNQRFEPNGMTDDPDVRIATSVVDYLFRRLALDYLPYEKRAELGIFTADERTAQVSSDYGQVDLEALQVGVEAPAAKTEAVAASKPVTEAHSSTELIELTLGKAADAPLCMTCGTKMRPAGSCYVCEGCGSTSGCS; encoded by the coding sequence ATGACGAAGGCCGTCAGTAAGTCGGGGCTGAACGTGCAGCGGGTCTACACGACCGAGGGCGTCCATCCCTACGACGAGGTGACCTGGGAGCACCGCGACGTCGTCATGACGAACTGGCGCGACGGCTCGGTCAACTTCGAGCAGCGCGGCGTCGAGTTCCCCGACTTCTGGTCGGTCAACGCGACGAACATCGTGACCAGCAAGTACTTCCGCGGCGCCGTTGGCACCGATGTGCGCGAGCGCAGCCTGCGCCAGCTCATCGACCGAGTGGTGCTCAAGTACGTGAAGGCCGGCGTCGACCACGGCTACTTCGCCGACGACAAGGCCGCCGAGATCTTCGAGCACGAGCTCACCTGGATGCTGCTGCACCAGGTGTTCAGCTTCAACTCGCCGGTGTGGTTCAACGTCGGCACCGCCTCGCCGCAGCAGGTCAGCGCCTGCTTCATCCTGGCCGTGGACGACACCATGGAGTCGATCCTCAACTGGTACCGGGAAGAGGGCCTGATCTTCAAGGGCGGCTCCGGCGCCGGCCTGAACCTGTCCCGGATCCGGTCGTCCAAGGAGCTGCTGTCCTCCGGCGGCACCGCGTCCGGCCCGGTGTCCTTCATGCGCGGCGCCGACGCGTCCGCCGGCACCATCAAGTCCGGCGGCGCCACCCGCCGGGCGGCCAAGATGGTCGTGCTCGACGTGGACCACCCCGACGTCGAGGAGTTCATCGAGACCAAGATGCGCGAGGAGGACAAGGTCCGCGCGCTGCGGGACGCCGGGTTCGACATGGACCTGGGCGGCAAGGACATCGTGTCCGTGCAGTACCAGAACGCCAACAACTCGGTGCGCGTCTCCGACGAGTTCATGCACGCCGTGGAGTCCGGCGGCCAGTTCGGGCTGCGCTCCCGGCAGACCGGCGAGGTCATCGAGCACGTCGACGCCAAGTCGCTGTTCGGCAAGCTGTCGCAGGCCGCGTGGGCCTGCGCCGACCCGGGCATCCAGTACGACGGCATCATCAACGACTGGCACACCTGCCCCGAGTCGGGCCGGATCACCGCGTCCAACCCGTGCAGCGAGTACATGCACCTGGACAACTCCAGCTGCAACCTGGCTTCGCTGAACCTGATGAAGTTCCTGCGCGAGGACGGCACCTTCGACGGGGCCCGGTTCGCCAAGGCCGTCGAGGTCGTCATCACCGCGATGGACATCTCGATCTGCTTCGCCGACTTCCCGACCGAGCCGATCGCCGACACCACGCGCAAGTTCCGCCAGCTGGGCATCGGCTACGCCAACCTCGGCGCGCTGCTGATGGCCACCGGCCACGCGTACGACTCCGACGGCGGCCGTGCGCTGGCCGCCGCCATCACCTCGCTGATGACCGGCACCGCCTACCGCCGCTCGGCCGAGCTGGCCGGCGTCGTCGGCGCGTACGACGGGTACAAGCAGAACGCCGAGGCGCACCAGCGGGTCATGCGCAAGCACGCCGCCGCCAACGACCTCGTGCGCACGTACCACTCCAACGACGCCGCCGTGCAGAAGCTGGCCACCACCGAGTGGCAGCACGGCCTGGAGATCGGCGCCCGCAACGGCTGGCGCAACGCGCAGGCCAGCGTGCTCGCGCCCACCGGCACCATCGGTCTGATGATGGACTGCGACACCACCGGCATCGAGCCCGACCTGGCCCTGGTCAAGTTCAAGAAGCTGGTCGGCGGCGGCTCCATGCAGATCGTCAACCAGACCGTGCCGCGGGCGCTGAAGGCTCTTGGCTACCAGCAGGAGCAGATCGAGGCGATCGTCGAGTTCATCGGCGAGCACGGGCACGTCATCGACGCGCCCGGGCTGCGCCCCGAGCACTACGAGGTGTTCGACTGCGCCATGGGCGAGCGTTCCATCGCGCCCATGGGCCACGTCCGGATGATGGCCGCCGTGCAGCCGTTCATCTCGGGTGCGATCTCCAAGACCGTCAACATGCCCGAGGCGGCGACGGTCGAAGAGGTCGAGGAGATCTACTTCCAGGGTTGGAAGCTCGGTCTCAAGGCGTTGGCCATCTACCGCGACAACTGCAAGGTCGGGCAGCCGCTGTCCGCCGGCAAGGGCGCTTCGTCGTCCGCGTCGGCTGTGGCCCCGGCCGAGACGGTCATCGAGTACCGCCCGGTTCGCAAGCGCCTGCCCAAGAAGCGCCCGTCGCAGACCGTTTCCTTCACCGTCGGCGGGGCCGAGGGCTACCTGCACGCCGGCTCCTACCCCGACGACGGCCTCGGCGAGATCTTCATCAAGCTCGGCAAGCAGGGCTCCACGCTGGCCGGTGTGATGGACGCCTTCTCCATGTCCATCTCGGTGGGTCTGCAGTACGGGATTCCGCTGGAGTTCTACGTCTCGAAGTTCCAGAACCAGCGCTTCGAGCCCAACGGCATGACCGACGATCCCGACGTGCGCATCGCCACCAGCGTCGTCGACTACCTGTTCCGTCGGCTGGCGCTGGACTACCTGCCGTACGAGAAGCGGGCCGAGCTCGGCATCTTCACCGCCGACGAGCGCACTGCCCAGGTCAGCTCCGACTACGGCCAGGTCGACCTCGAGGCCCTCCAGGTCGGTGTCGAGGCGCCCGCGGCCAAGACCGAGGCCGTCGCCGCTTCGAAGCCGGTCACCGAGGCCCACAGCTCCACCGAGCTCATCGAGCTCACCCTGGGCAAGGCCGCCGACGCGCCGCTGTGCATGACCTGCGGCACCAAGATGCGCCCCGCCGGCTCCTGCTACGTCTGCGAAGGCTGCGGCAGCACCTCCGGCTGCAGCTGA
- the nrdR gene encoding transcriptional regulator NrdR, producing MRCPFCRHPDSRVVDSREVEEGQAIRRRRSCSQCSRRFTTVEEAVLAVVKRSGVTEPFSRDKVVTGVRRACQGRPVDEDALQQLAQRVEESIRSTGCAEIPSHEVGLAILGPLRDLDGVAYLRFASVYRSFSSVEDFEKEIAELKRAEFDADRESAT from the coding sequence GTGCGATGCCCGTTCTGTCGGCACCCGGACTCCCGGGTGGTGGATTCCCGGGAGGTCGAGGAGGGCCAGGCGATCCGCCGCCGCCGCTCCTGCTCCCAGTGCAGCCGCCGCTTCACCACCGTCGAAGAGGCGGTGCTCGCCGTCGTCAAGCGGTCCGGGGTCACCGAGCCGTTCAGCCGGGACAAGGTGGTCACCGGCGTGCGCCGGGCGTGCCAGGGCCGCCCGGTCGACGAGGACGCCCTGCAGCAGCTGGCCCAGCGGGTCGAGGAGTCGATCCGCTCCACCGGCTGCGCCGAGATCCCCAGTCACGAGGTCGGGTTGGCCATCCTCGGCCCGCTGCGTGACCTGGACGGGGTCGCCTATCTGCGCTTCGCCAGCGTCTACCGCTCGTTCTCCTCGGTCGAGGACTTCGAGAAGGAGATCGCCGAGCTGAAGCGCGCCGAGTTCGACGCAGATCGGGAGTCTGCGACCTAA
- the lexA gene encoding transcriptional repressor LexA, giving the protein MARKSAEGDVGGPVAEVEVMDEADDSPSQDPRLTPRQRKVLRVIQESVERRGYPPSIREIGDAVGLTSTSSVSHQLKMLQRKGYLHRDANRPRAVGMLSGEAAMGGGAAATPGVQPVYVPLVGRIAAGGPILAEQSFEDVFPLPKEIVGEGSLFLLKVVGDSMVDAAITDGDFVAVRQQPTAENGDVVAAMIDGEATVKTFKRRDDHVWLMPHNEAYQPILGDEAEILGKVVAVLRRL; this is encoded by the coding sequence ATGGCACGCAAGAGCGCCGAAGGCGACGTAGGAGGTCCTGTGGCCGAGGTCGAGGTGATGGACGAGGCGGACGACTCGCCGTCCCAGGACCCGCGGCTGACCCCGCGTCAGCGCAAGGTGCTGCGCGTCATCCAGGAGTCGGTCGAGCGGCGGGGCTACCCGCCGAGCATCCGCGAGATCGGCGACGCGGTCGGCCTGACCTCGACCTCCTCGGTGTCGCACCAGCTGAAGATGCTCCAGCGCAAGGGCTACCTGCACCGCGACGCCAACCGGCCGCGGGCGGTCGGCATGCTGAGCGGCGAGGCCGCCATGGGCGGCGGGGCCGCGGCCACGCCGGGCGTCCAGCCGGTGTACGTGCCGCTGGTCGGCCGGATCGCCGCCGGTGGGCCGATCCTGGCCGAGCAGTCCTTCGAGGACGTGTTCCCGCTGCCGAAGGAGATCGTCGGCGAGGGCTCGCTGTTCCTGCTGAAGGTGGTCGGCGACTCGATGGTCGACGCCGCCATCACCGACGGCGACTTCGTGGCCGTGCGCCAGCAGCCGACCGCGGAGAACGGCGACGTGGTGGCCGCGATGATCGACGGCGAGGCCACCGTGAAGACGTTCAAGCGGCGTGACGACCACGTGTGGCTGATGCCGCACAACGAGGCCTACCAGCCCATTCTCGGCGACGAGGCCGAGATCCTGGGCAAGGTGGTCGCGGTTCTCCGCCGCCTCTGA
- the tatA gene encoding Sec-independent protein translocase subunit TatA, translated as MGEFSPWHLAIVALVFVVLFGARKLPDAARGIGQSLRIFKAEMKAGIDGDPKPAETPAQPASTAQFAEPLPATPVTTPTTPAQQPHTTA; from the coding sequence ATGGGCGAGTTCAGCCCCTGGCACCTGGCGATCGTGGCACTGGTGTTCGTCGTGCTGTTCGGCGCGCGCAAGCTGCCTGACGCGGCTCGCGGCATCGGCCAGTCCCTGCGCATCTTCAAGGCGGAGATGAAGGCGGGCATCGACGGCGACCCCAAGCCGGCCGAGACCCCGGCCCAGCCGGCGTCGACCGCGCAGTTCGCCGAGCCGCTCCCGGCCACGCCGGTCACCACGCCGACGACTCCCGCACAGCAGCCGCACACCACGGCCTGA
- the hflX gene encoding GTPase HflX: protein MTETYAFDPDDTADDELLSTGELELADRAALRRIQGLSTELEDITEVEYRRLRLERVVLVGVWTEGSAADSDASMAELARLAETAGSHVLEGLIQRRDRPDPATYVGSGKVREVRDVVVATGADTVICDGELSSGQLRNLEDRLKVKVVDRTALILDIFAQHAQSKEGKAQVELAQLQCLLPRLRGWGSAMSRQAGGRAGGATGGVGLRGPGETKLETDRRRIHKRISKLRKEIAAMSVVRDTKRGRRVANDVPNVAIVGYTNAGKSSLLNAITSAGVLVEDALFATLDPTTRRSQTPDGLPYTLTDTVGFVRHLPHQIVEAFRSTLEEAADADLLLHVVDGSDARPEWQVSAVREVLGQIGGELDRSMPAELVVVNKIDAADEVALARLRNLLPGAMFVSAHTGDGVAALREAVASRLPAPNLLVEVLVPYTRGELVARVHAEGEVLAEDHTPEGTALKARVRGDLAGALEAFAVDGTPA, encoded by the coding sequence ATGACGGAAACCTACGCATTCGATCCTGACGACACGGCCGACGACGAGCTGTTGTCGACAGGCGAGCTCGAACTCGCCGACCGCGCGGCGCTGCGCCGCATCCAAGGGCTGTCCACCGAACTCGAGGACATCACCGAGGTCGAGTACCGACGGCTCCGGCTGGAGCGGGTGGTGCTCGTCGGGGTGTGGACCGAGGGCAGTGCCGCCGACTCCGACGCCTCCATGGCCGAGCTGGCCCGACTGGCCGAGACCGCGGGCTCGCACGTGCTGGAGGGCCTGATCCAGCGGCGCGACCGCCCCGACCCGGCGACCTACGTCGGCTCCGGCAAGGTCCGCGAGGTGCGGGACGTGGTCGTGGCCACCGGCGCCGACACGGTCATCTGCGACGGCGAGCTGTCCTCCGGCCAGCTGCGCAACCTGGAGGACCGGCTCAAGGTCAAGGTGGTCGACCGGACCGCGCTGATCCTGGACATCTTCGCCCAGCACGCCCAGTCCAAGGAGGGCAAGGCGCAGGTCGAGCTGGCCCAGCTCCAGTGCCTGCTGCCGCGCCTGCGCGGCTGGGGCTCGGCGATGTCCCGGCAGGCCGGCGGACGGGCCGGCGGCGCGACCGGCGGTGTCGGTCTGCGTGGTCCCGGTGAGACCAAGCTGGAGACCGACCGGCGGCGCATCCACAAGCGGATCTCCAAGCTGCGCAAGGAGATCGCCGCGATGAGCGTGGTGCGGGACACCAAGCGCGGCCGGCGGGTGGCCAACGACGTGCCCAACGTGGCCATCGTCGGCTACACCAACGCCGGCAAGTCCAGCCTGCTCAACGCCATCACGTCGGCCGGTGTGCTGGTGGAGGACGCGCTGTTCGCCACCCTGGACCCGACCACCCGGCGCTCGCAGACCCCGGACGGCCTGCCGTACACGCTGACCGACACGGTCGGCTTCGTCCGGCACCTGCCGCACCAGATCGTCGAGGCGTTCCGCTCCACCCTGGAGGAGGCCGCCGACGCCGACCTGCTGCTGCACGTGGTCGACGGATCCGACGCCCGGCCGGAGTGGCAGGTCAGCGCGGTGCGCGAGGTGCTCGGCCAGATCGGCGGCGAGCTCGACCGGTCGATGCCGGCCGAGTTGGTGGTGGTCAACAAGATCGACGCCGCCGACGAGGTCGCGCTGGCCCGGCTGCGCAACCTGTTGCCGGGGGCGATGTTCGTGTCGGCCCACACCGGTGACGGCGTGGCCGCGCTGCGTGAGGCGGTCGCGAGCCGGCTGCCGGCGCCGAACCTGCTGGTCGAGGTCCTGGTGCCGTACACACGGGGCGAGCTGGTGGCCCGGGTGCACGCCGAAGGCGAGGTGCTGGCCGAGGATCACACCCCGGAGGGCACCGCGCTCAAGGCCCGGGTCCGCGGTGACCTCGCGGGCGCTCTCGAGGCGTTCGCGGTGGATGGGACGCCGGCGTAG
- a CDS encoding ArsR/SmtB family transcription factor — protein sequence MPLAVKKRPATRAEAAALASDVRLRIIRLTQGREMTNKELAAALGKDPATTLHHVRKLVDTGFLIERPSRRGTRGSREKPYLGTQLSIELSIDEGEEREAVAEAALGAFLGEIADLGVAAANLTRVVYQLPAEQTEQLLTRLHSVLAEYVDLPFDPAAERTAIFLASYRGA from the coding sequence GTGCCGCTCGCCGTCAAGAAGCGCCCCGCGACCAGGGCAGAAGCCGCCGCCCTGGCCTCGGACGTGCGCCTGCGCATCATCCGGCTCACGCAGGGCCGCGAGATGACCAACAAGGAGCTGGCGGCGGCGCTGGGCAAGGACCCGGCGACCACGCTGCACCACGTGCGCAAGCTCGTGGACACGGGCTTCCTGATCGAGCGGCCGTCCCGCCGCGGCACCCGCGGCTCGCGGGAGAAGCCGTACCTGGGCACGCAGCTGTCCATCGAGCTCAGCATCGACGAGGGCGAGGAGCGGGAGGCGGTCGCCGAGGCAGCGCTCGGCGCCTTTCTGGGCGAGATCGCCGACCTCGGGGTGGCCGCCGCCAACCTCACGCGCGTCGTCTACCAGCTGCCGGCCGAGCAGACCGAACAGCTGCTGACCAGGCTGCATTCGGTCCTGGCCGAGTACGTCGACCTGCCGTTCGACCCGGCCGCCGAGCGCACCGCGATCTTCCTGGCCAGCTACCGCGGCGCCTGA
- a CDS encoding MFS transporter — protein MLRADFCRFALLTTIPVAWWLHVLTVWQLIVVALLVGLLTVFFDVAYQSYLPSLVGREHIVEGNAKLQSSQSVAQVSGPALAGLLVQAIGAATSVLSTALGFLASALFLLRIRAEEPSPVRTERRSMRLEIAEGLRFVLHQPTLRAITFCTGTSNLFSSVSVAATMLFLIRQLGVGTGLAGLLMTGGGIGGVVGSLVATRLSRAVGQARIIWLSMLVAGPFTLLMPLTEPGWRLALFPVAGLAFSLSAVVYNVAQVSYRQAICPDHLLGRMNASVRFLIWGTIPIGGLIGGALAAWLTPRGALWVGSVGEMLAVLWLLASPLRTMRDLPTSQVV, from the coding sequence ATGCTGCGGGCCGACTTCTGCCGGTTCGCCCTGCTGACGACCATTCCCGTGGCGTGGTGGCTGCACGTGCTGACCGTGTGGCAGCTGATCGTCGTCGCGCTGCTGGTCGGGCTGCTCACGGTGTTCTTCGACGTGGCGTACCAGTCGTATCTGCCGTCGCTGGTCGGGCGGGAGCACATCGTCGAGGGCAACGCCAAGCTCCAGTCCAGCCAGTCCGTCGCCCAGGTCTCCGGCCCCGCGCTGGCCGGTCTGCTGGTCCAGGCCATCGGCGCCGCGACGTCGGTGCTGTCGACCGCCTTGGGCTTCCTGGCTTCCGCGTTGTTCCTGCTGCGGATCCGGGCCGAGGAGCCTTCGCCCGTGCGGACCGAGCGGCGGAGCATGCGCCTCGAGATCGCCGAGGGCCTGCGGTTCGTGCTCCATCAGCCGACGTTGCGGGCCATCACGTTCTGCACCGGGACGTCCAACCTGTTCAGCTCCGTCTCCGTGGCGGCCACGATGCTGTTCCTGATCCGGCAGCTCGGCGTCGGCACCGGTCTCGCCGGCCTGCTCATGACCGGTGGCGGCATCGGTGGTGTGGTCGGCAGCCTCGTCGCCACGCGGTTGAGCCGGGCGGTCGGACAGGCCCGGATCATCTGGCTGAGCATGCTCGTCGCCGGACCGTTCACGCTGCTCATGCCGCTGACCGAGCCGGGCTGGCGGCTGGCTCTGTTCCCCGTGGCCGGGCTGGCCTTCAGTTTGAGCGCGGTGGTCTACAACGTCGCTCAGGTCAGCTACCGGCAGGCCATCTGCCCTGATCACCTGCTGGGGCGGATGAACGCGTCGGTGCGGTTCCTGATCTGGGGCACCATCCCCATCGGCGGGCTCATCGGCGGCGCCCTGGCCGCGTGGCTCACCCCACGCGGCGCGCTGTGGGTGGGGTCGGTCGGCGAGATGCTCGCCGTGCTCTGGCTGCTCGC